The DNA region CCTCGCCGTTCTTCAGGTCCTTCTTGCGCTTGATGAAGGCGGGCGGGTCGGCCACCACCACATCGAAGCGCTCTTCGGCGGCCTTCAGCTCCTTCAGGGCTTCGAACACGTCGCCTTCGACGCAGGTGACCTGCTCGGCCACGCCGTTGAGGGTGGCGTTGCGCTCGACGCCGTCGAGGGCGAAACCGGAGGCGTCGACGCAGAACACTTCGCTGGCGCCGAAGGCCGCGGCCTGCACGCCCCAGCCGCCGATGTAGCTGAACAGGTCGAGCACGCGCTTGCCCTTGACGTAGGGCGCCAGGCGCGCGCGGTTCATGCGGTGGTCGTAGAACCAGCCGGTCTTCTGGCCTTCCAGCACCGGGGCTTCGAACTTCACGCCGTTCTCTTCCAGGGCGACCCACTCGGGCACCACGCCGAAGGCGGTGTCGACGTAGCGCTCCAGGCCCTCGGCGTCACGGGCGGCGGAGTCGTTCTTCCACAGCACGCCACGGGGCTTGAGCACCTGCACCAGGGCATCCAGCACGGCGTCCTTGTTGCGCTCCATGGCGGCGGAGGCCAGCTGCACCACGATGTGGTCGCCGAAACGGTCCACCACCAGGCCGGGGAGCAGGTCGGAGTCGCCGTAGACCAGGCGGTAGAAGGGCTTGTCGAACAGGCGCTCGCGCAGGCTCAGGGCCACGTTGAGGCGGTGCACCAGCAGCGACTTGTCCAGCACGTGCTTGGTGTCGCGGGACACCAGGCGGGCGCAGATCAGGTTGTTCGGGCTCAGCGCGACCACGCCCAGCGGCTTGCCGCCGGCGGCTTCGAGGATGGCCTGGTCGCCGGGCTGGAAGGCGTTCAGCGGAGTGGCGACCACGTCGATCTCGTTGCTGTAGACCCACAGGTGGCCGGCGCGCAGGCGTCGATCGGCGTTGGCTTTGAGGCGCAGGCTGGGCAGGGACATGGGTCGCTCTCCGGAAAAAAGAGCGGGATTATAACCGAAGGCGCCCGCCGATCCTGCTACCGGCGGGCGCTCGTGCTCAGGCCGCGAGGGCCTCGATCAGCTTGCGGTTGAAGGCCGGGATGTCGTCGGGCTTGCGGCTGCTGATCAGCTTGCCGTCGACCACCACTTCCTCGTCCACCCAGTTGGCGCCGGCGTTCTTCAGGTCGTCGGTGAGGGACGGCCAGCTGGTCAGGGTCTTGCCCTTGACCAGGTCGGCGCTGGCCAGCAGCCAGGCGCCGTGGCAGATGACCGCGATGGGCTTGTTGGCGCGGGCGGCGTCGCGCACCAGTTCCTGGGCCATCTCGTCCAGGCGGATGGTGTCGGCGTTGACCACGCCGCCGGGCAGCACCAGGGCGTCGTAGTCCTCGATGCGGGCGGTGTCGAAGGTGCGGTCGACGGCGAAGCTGTCGGCCGGGGTGGTGTGGTTCCAGCCGGTGACCTTGCCGGTGCTGGCGGACACGATCTCGGCGATGGCGCCGGCGTCTTCGAGGGCCTTCTTCGGCCCGGTCAGCTCGACCTGCTCGAAACCGTCGGTCACCAGCAGCGCCACGCGCTTGCCCCTGATGGACTGGCTCATTGGGAGTCTCCCGTCGTTGTGGGTGTTCAGTTTCCGAGGCGACCGTTAGGCGAAAGTTCAGCTAAATCGATGGCCTGTTCACCAGTGGCTGGAGTTAGACTGTCACCCCAATTCCCCGCCTCAGTCCCGCTGTCATGGCCCAAGAACTTTCAGCAGAACAGATTCGCCATTTCCTCCAGGGCATCAGCGTGCCGCCCCAGCCGCAGATCATGGTCGACCTGCAGATGGAGCAGGTCATGCCCAGCCCCGACCTGCGCACCATCGCCAAGCTCATCAGCCAGGACCCGGGCCTGTCGGGTGCACTGCTGAAGATCGTCAACTCGCCGTTCTACGGGCTGACCAATCGCATCGCCTCGATCCAGCAGGCGGTCAACCTGCTGGGCTGCAATACGGTGATCAACCTGATCAACGCGCAGTCGATCAAGGGCGAGATGACCGACGAGACCATCGTCACCCTCAACCGCTTCTGGGACACCGCCCAGGACGTGGCCATGACCTGCCTGACCCTGGCCAAGCGCATCGGCCACCAGCAGGCGGACGAGGCCTACGCGCTGGGGCTGTTCCACAACTGCGGCATCCCGCTGATGCTCAAGCGCTTCCCGGACTACATGACGGTGCTGGAGGAGGCCTATGCCAGTGCCAACGCCGAGCGCCGCATCGTCGACACCGAGAACCGCCTGCTCAATACCAACCACGCGGTGGTGGGCTACTTCACCGCGCGCTCCTGGCGCCTGCCGGAGCACCTCTGCGAGGCCATCGCCAACCACCACAACGCGCTGTCGATCTTCAGCGACGACTCCGGGCGCGATGCACCGCTGAAGACGCTGCTGGCGATCCTGAAGATGGCCGAGCACGTCTGCGCCTCGCACCTGGTGCTGGGCAACCAGGCCGATGACCACGAGTGGAACAGCGTCAGGGCGCTGGTGCTCGACTACGTCGGCCTCTCGGAGTACGACTTCGAGAACCTCAAGGAAAGCATCCGCGAACTGGGCGCCCACTGATCGCCCGCAACGCTGCACGTCGAGACATCCAGGCCTGAATTACCCGAAGTCGAAACCACGCGGCGGGGCATCGCGCCCTACCTCGAGGGCCAGCGCGTGAGCCGCGTGGTGGTGCGTGAGCGCCGCCTGCGCTGGCCCATCCCGGAGGACCTGGACGTGCGCCTGTCCGGCCAGCGTTTCGTGGTCGTCGAGCGCCGCGCCAAGTACCTGCTGCTGCAGGCCGAGGCGGGCACGCTGATCAGCCACCTGGGCATGTCCGGCAACCTGCGCCTGGTGGAAACGGGGACGCTGGCGGCCAAGCACGAGCATGTGGATATCGAGCTGGAGTCGGGCCTGGCGCTGCGCTACACCGACCCGCGCCGCTTCGGCGCGCTGCTATGGAGCCCGGACCCGCACAACCACGAATTGCTGCGCAACCTCGGCCCCGAGCCGCTGACGGACCTGTTCGACGGTGACCGCCTGTACCAGCTCTCCCGCGGGCGCAGCATGGCGGTGAAGCCCTTCATCATGGATAACGCCGTGGTGGTGGGCGTGGGCAACATCTACGCCACCGAGGCGCTGTTCGCCGCCGGCATCGACCCGCGCCGCGAGGCGGGCAGCGTGTCGCGGGCGCGCTACCTGAGGCTCGCCGAGGAGATCAAGCGCATCCTCGCCCACGCCATCGAGCGCGGTGGCACCACGCTGCGCGACTTCGTCGGCGGCGACGGCCAGCCGGGCTATTTCCAGCAGGAGCTGTTCGCCTATGGGCGCGGCGGCGAGTTCTGCAAGGTCTGTGGTTCCACCCTGCGCGAGGTCAAGCTGGGGCAACGGGCGAGTGTCTACTGCCCGCGTTGCCAGCGTTAGCGGGGCGCACTCTCCCGTACCGTGCCGAGAACAATAAGAAGAGGTGAAGGATGTCCGGCAACTACCTGCCCCGCAACGCGGTTGCGGAGGCCATCGGCCATGGGGTCTTCCGGCTCCTGGGCTGGCGCATCGAGGGGCAGCTGCCGCCTCTCGACAAGTTCGTGGTGATCGGCGCGCACCACACCTCCAACTGGGATTTCGTGCTGTTCATCGCGGCCAAGTTCATCCTCCGCCTGAACGCCCGCTGGTTCGGCAAGCACAGCATCTTCCGCTGGCCGTTCGCCGGGCTGATGGAGCGCTGGGGCGGCATTCCCATCCAGCGCCACCTCAGGCTCAACCAGGTCGAGCAGGCCGTGCAGGCCTTCGCCGAGAACCGCGAATTCATCCTCGTGCTGTCGCCGGAAGGCACGCGCAAGCGGGTGGAGCGCTGGAGGATGGGCTTCTACCACATCGCCCGTGGCGCGCAGGTCCCGGTGGTGCCGGCGGCACTGGACTACCGCAACCGGCGCATCGTCATCGGCGAGCCGTTCTGGACCACCGGCGATGCCGCGGCCGATCTGCGCCGCCTGCTGGCGTTCTACCTGCCGTACGAGCCGAAAAAACCCGACTACGCTTTTAACGGCGATTGAAGGCCGTCACGCTGAAAAGCGCGCGGGCACTGTTATAGTTAGCCGCATTACTCCTCTAATAGCCGAAGGATTGCATCATGAACCTGTTCCGCACTTCCGCTGCTGTCTTGGCGCTGACCACTGGCCTCATGGCGCTGCAGGCGCAGGCTGAGGTGGTGCAGCAGAACGCCAGCGGCGACCCGATGTACACCGCCGACGCGCCGCCCGCCTATTCCATGGTCGGCGACCTGTTGATCGCCCGTCCGCTGCTCATCGGTGCGACCGTCGTCGGTGCCGGCCTGTTCGTGGTGAGCCTGCCCTTCAGCGCCCTGGGCGGCAATGTCGGCGCCGCCGGCAAGGCCCTGGTGGTCGATCCGGGCAAGGAAGCCTTCGTGCGTTGCCTGGGCTGCACCAGCAGCGGTTACCAGAAAGACTGATCGCGCTATTCTCGGCTCCTCGAGCCGGAGGCGGCCCCTTGCCCAGCGATGAGCAAGGGGCCGTTTGCATTTATGGCGCCCCGTTCGGCGCCTGCCAGGGAGGGGGATGAGGTGAAGGGTTTTCCAGTTGTCGCGCTGCTGGTGCTGGCGGCCGTCGGGCTTGCCGGCAGCTTCTGGATGAGTGCCGGCTGGCTGCAGCTCTGCGCGGGGCTGGCGCTGTTCCTCTTCGGCATGCAGTGCCTGGAGGAGGGGCTGCGCGACCTGGCCGGCGGCAAGCTCGAGCAGTTGCTGGGGCGCAGCACCTCGACGCCGTTCAAGGGGCTGATGTTCGGTGTCTGCGGCACGCTGCTGCTGCAGTCCAGCACCCTGGTTTCCCTGCTCACCATCGCCTTCATCAGTACCGGGCTGATCCAGCTGGCCGGCGGCATCGCCATCCTCTTCGGCGCCAACCTCGGGGCCACCAGCGGCATCTGGCTGCTGGCCATGGCCGGGCAGAACCTCAGCCTCAGCCCCATGGCCCTGCCGCTGCTGGTGTTCGGCGTGCTCGCCGGCTTCGTCGGCCCGCGCAGCAAGGCGGCCGGGCGCATCGTGCTGGGCATCGCCTTCATCTTCCTCGGCATCGACCAGATCAAGGATGGCTTCGCCAGCTTCGGCGGTGGCTTCGACATGAGCGGCCACCAGGTCGACGGGCTGGCCGGAAGCCTGATGTTCGCGGTCATCGGCCTGCTGGTCACCGTGGTGCTGCAATCGAGCCATGCGGCCCTGATGCTGACCCTCGCAGCCCTGGCCGGCGGCCAGCTGGAGCTGGGCCAGAGCCTGGCGATCGCCATCGGCTCCAATATCGGCAGCAGCGTCACCACCGCCTTCGTCGGTTCGCTCGGCGGCAACCGCAGCGGCCAGCGCCTGGCATTGGCCCATGTGCTGTTCAACGTCGTCACCGGCGTGCTCGCCTTCGCCCTGCTCAGCCCCCTGACCTGGCTGGTGCACGCCCTGGCGGAGCCCATGGGTCTGGGGGACAACCCGCTGATCCAGCTGGCGATGTTCCACACCCTGTTCAACGCGTTGGGCGTGATGCTGTTCTGGCCCTGGCAGGCGCTTCTTGCGACCCTGCTGGTGCGCTGGCTGCCCGAGCGCAGCGAGCCCCAGGTGCTGATCACCGAACTGGCGGTGGGGCCGGCGGAGCCGGAGCGGATCCGCGCGCGCTACCTCAGCGAACGCGCCCTGGATTCGGCCGACGCGGCGGCCAGCGCGGTGGTGCAGGAGCTGCGCCATCTCGGACGCCTGAGCCTGGAGGTGATCTGCCACGCGCTGTTCCTGCCGGTGGACCTGCTGGGCAAGGACCGCCCCGACGAGGCCGCGTTACAGGCACCGCCCGTGCGCCATCACCTGGACGCCGAGACGCTCTACCAGCGCCACATCAAGGGCGTTTACGGCGACCTGCTGAGTTTCATGGGGCGCCTGGAGGTGACGCTGGACGAGGCGCACCAGCAGTTCTGGATCAGCTGCCAGGTGGCGGCGCTGCAACTGGTGGATGCGGTCAAGGATGCCAAGCACCTGCAGAAGAACCTCGGCCATTACCTGGAGGGCGGGCCGTCGGCGACGCGGGATGCCTACGTGGAGCTGCGCCGCCACCTGCTGGCGACCCTGCACCAGGTGCGCGAGCTGAGCCGTTCGGAGCTGCCGGACGAGGTCTGGTCGCAGCACCTGCAATGGCTCGACGAGAAGGCCGCGGACTTCGACGGCGACTTCCGCAACCGCCTGTTCGCCGCGGTGCGCAGCGGCCAGCTGGATGGCCTGCAGATGAGCTCGCTGATGAACGACCTGGGCTATGCCAGCCGCATCATCCAGAGCCTGCGCAACGTGCTGATGATCGGCCAGGGCCAGGGGCTGTTCCGCAAGGCCGCGGCGATGGACGACGAAGGGGTGATCGAGCTGCCCTGAGCCGCGAGGCTCAGCGCCGCTCTTCTTCCAGCGTCTTGGCCAGGCCCACGCCGCGCGGGTCGCTGGCGGCTTCGATACGGCCGCCAGCCTTGTCCCAGAACAGCACCTGCTGGTTGCCGTAGCCGCGCTCGACGCGTTTCAGGCTGTAGCCACGCGCCTGCAGCGCGGCGATCTCGGCGTCGCTGAAGGTGCTCGGCTCGTGCTCGATGACGTCGGGCAGGTACTGGTGGTGGTAGCGCGGCACCGCCGGCCAGCGGGCGACGGGCTGGCCGTCGAGGTATTCCAGTATCGACAGCAGCACCATGCTGGGGATGCGGCTGCCGCCCGGGGTGCCGAAGGCGGTGAATTCCTTCGCGCTCTCGATGAAGGTGGGGCTCATGCTCGATAGCGGGCGCTTGCCGGCGGCCACCGCGTTGGCCTGGCTGCCGGCCAGGCCGTAGGCGTTGGCGCCGTGGGTGTCGGCGGCGAAGTCGTCCATCTCGTCGTTGAGCAGCACGCCGGTGCCCGGAGCGACGAAGGCGGCGCCGAAGGGCAGGTTCACCGACAGCGTGGCGGCGACGGCGTTGCCATCCTTGTCGATCACCGCGAAGTGGGTGGTGTGGTCGCCCTCGCGCCAGGCGGGCGCGGGCGGCAGGCTGGCGCTGGGGGTGGCGCGCTGGGGGTCGATGCCGGCGGCCAGGCGCTTCAGGTACTCCGGCGCGAGCAGTTGGCTCACCGGGTTGGCGATGAAGTCGGGGTCGCCCAGCAGGCCACGGTCACGGTAGGCACGGCGCAGCGCCTCGACCACGTAGTGGGTGCGCTGCGGTTTGTCGCCTTCACGCCAGGGCAGCTGCTGCAGCATCGCCAGGCTCTGGGCCAGGGCCACGCCGCCGGCCGAGGGCGGCGGTGCGCTGATCAGTTCGCGGCCGTCGGCCAGGGCGTAGCGCAGCGGCTGGCGTTCCACCACGCGGTAGCTGTCCAGGTCCTGCTGGGTCCAGATGCCACCGGCATCGCGCACGCCCTTCACCAGCTTTGCGGCGGTCTCGCCGGCATAGAAACCGGCCTTGCCGTAGCGGGCGATGCGTTCCAGGGTGCGCGCCAGGTCGGGTTGGCGCAGCAGGCTGAATTCATCGGGCACCTCGCCCTTGTCATCGAGGAAGATGCGCGCCGTCTCGGGGTCGTCGCGCATCGCCGCGAGACGGAAGCCGGCGCGCTCGATGTACACGCGATCGACCGAGATGCCGTCGCGGGCCAGGCGGATGGCCGGGGCGAGGGCGTCACCGAGGGGCAGGCGGCCGTGGTGCTGGGACAGGTCCACCAGCGCGGCGGGCAGGCCGGGAATGGCGGCGGCCAGCGGGCCGTTGATGGACAGCTGCGGCTGTACCTTGCCGTCGCGCATGTAGAGATCGGGGCGTGCGGCGAGGGGCGCGCGTTCGCGGGCGTCGAGGAACAGGTAGGTGGGTTGCTTGTCGCCGGCCTTGCGCAGGAGGAAGAAACCGCCGCCGCCGAGGCCGGAGCCGTGGGGCTCGGCTACCGCCAGGGCGGCGCTGATGGCCACCGCGGCGTCGAAGGCGTTGCCGCCCATGGCCAGGGTTTCCAGGCCGGCCACGGTGGCCGAGGGCTGGGCGCTGGCCACGGCCGCCTGGTCGGGGGGCGCCGCCCGCAGTGCGACGCTGAACAGCAGCAGCGCCGCGAGCAGGGCGGGGCGCCAGGCCGTGTCACGGAGCTGGCGGCCCATGGCGTCAGGCCTTGCCCGTGAGCTTCAGGTACTTGTCCATCAACTGCTCGCGGGTTTCGACACGGGCGTCGTCGAGGGGGATGCAGTCCACCGGGCAGACCTGCTGGCACTGCGGCTCGTCGTAGTGGCCGACGCACTCGGTGCACAGGTTCGGGTCGATGACATAGATCTCCTCGCCCTGGGAGATGGCGCCGTTGGGGCACTCGGGTTCGCAGACGTCGCAGTTGATGCAGTCGTCGGTGATCTTGAGGGACATGGAACAACTCCTACCGTCGCCGTGCGGCGGCGGTGCTCAGCAGACAATGGCGGAATTGTGCCGGAATGGCGCGGTCGGCGCACCTTTTGCGCGCGCCGACCGCCGTATCGCGGGGCTCAGCGCTTGAAGCGCTCGGCCAGGGCGTCGGCCACTGCGGGGTGGACGAACTTGGTGATGTCCCCGCCCAGGGCCGCTATTTCGCGCACCAGGGTGGAGGAGATGAAGGAGTACCGCTCCGACGGGGTGAGGAACATGCTCTCCACGTCCGGCGCCAGTTGGCGGTTCATGTTGGCCAGCTGGAACTCGTACTCGAAATCGGAGACGGCGCGCAGGCCACGGAGGAAGACATTGGCCTTCTGCTCCTTGACGAAGTGCGCCAGCAGGGTGGAGAAGCCCACCACCTCGACGTTGGGCAGGTGCTTGGTGACTTCCCTGGCCAGCTCGACGCGTTGCTCCAGGGAGAACAGCGGGTTCTTCTTGGGGCTGGCGGCCACCGCGATGATCACGGTGTCGAACAGGCGGGAGGCACGTTCGATCAGATCGCCGTGGCCTTTGGTGATCGGGTCGAAGGTGCCCGGATACAACACTCGGTTCATCGCTACGTCCTGGCAGGGGTCCGTAAGGGAATCGGATGGTAGCGCAGCATGCCCCGGCGGCCAAGACGCCGGAGCATGCCGGTTTATCCCGCTCAGGCGCTCTTGAGGCGCTCGGCGAGGGCGGTGGAGAGCTGCGCGGTCAGCCCGTAGACCGACAGCTGCGGGTTGGCGCCGATGCTGGTGGGGAACAGCGAGCCGTCGTGGATCGACAGGTTGGCCAGCTGGTGGTGACGGCCGAGGCTGTCGGTGACCGCCTGCTTGGGGTCCTCGCCCATGGCGCAGCCGCCCATCACGTGGGCGCTGCCCAGGCGGGTGCGGTACAGCTCGAGCGACAGGCCGTCGATCAGCGTGCGCGCCTCGGCGGCGGTCTTCACGTAGCCGGCGTCGGCATGCAGCGGCAGCACGGCCTTGGCGCCGGCGGCGAACTGGATCTCGG from Pseudomonas tohonis includes:
- a CDS encoding Na/Pi cotransporter family protein, giving the protein MKGFPVVALLVLAAVGLAGSFWMSAGWLQLCAGLALFLFGMQCLEEGLRDLAGGKLEQLLGRSTSTPFKGLMFGVCGTLLLQSSTLVSLLTIAFISTGLIQLAGGIAILFGANLGATSGIWLLAMAGQNLSLSPMALPLLVFGVLAGFVGPRSKAAGRIVLGIAFIFLGIDQIKDGFASFGGGFDMSGHQVDGLAGSLMFAVIGLLVTVVLQSSHAALMLTLAALAGGQLELGQSLAIAIGSNIGSSVTTAFVGSLGGNRSGQRLALAHVLFNVVTGVLAFALLSPLTWLVHALAEPMGLGDNPLIQLAMFHTLFNALGVMLFWPWQALLATLLVRWLPERSEPQVLITELAVGPAEPERIRARYLSERALDSADAAASAVVQELRHLGRLSLEVICHALFLPVDLLGKDRPDEAALQAPPVRHHLDAETLYQRHIKGVYGDLLSFMGRLEVTLDEAHQQFWISCQVAALQLVDAVKDAKHLQKNLGHYLEGGPSATRDAYVELRRHLLATLHQVRELSRSELPDEVWSQHLQWLDEKAADFDGDFRNRLFAAVRSGQLDGLQMSSLMNDLGYASRIIQSLRNVLMIGQGQGLFRKAAAMDDEGVIELP
- a CDS encoding YfhL family 4Fe-4S dicluster ferredoxin, with the protein product MSLKITDDCINCDVCEPECPNGAISQGEEIYVIDPNLCTECVGHYDEPQCQQVCPVDCIPLDDARVETREQLMDKYLKLTGKA
- a CDS encoding class I SAM-dependent rRNA methyltransferase, translating into MSLPSLRLKANADRRLRAGHLWVYSNEIDVVATPLNAFQPGDQAILEAAGGKPLGVVALSPNNLICARLVSRDTKHVLDKSLLVHRLNVALSLRERLFDKPFYRLVYGDSDLLPGLVVDRFGDHIVVQLASAAMERNKDAVLDALVQVLKPRGVLWKNDSAARDAEGLERYVDTAFGVVPEWVALEENGVKFEAPVLEGQKTGWFYDHRMNRARLAPYVKGKRVLDLFSYIGGWGVQAAAFGASEVFCVDASGFALDGVERNATLNGVAEQVTCVEGDVFEALKELKAAEERFDVVVADPPAFIKRKKDLKNGEAAYRRLNEQAMRLLNKDGILVSASCSMHLPEDDLQNILLGSARHLDRNIQLLERGGQGPDHPVHPAIPETRYIKSITCRLLPNS
- the coaD gene encoding pantetheine-phosphate adenylyltransferase, whose amino-acid sequence is MNRVLYPGTFDPITKGHGDLIERASRLFDTVIIAVAASPKKNPLFSLEQRVELAREVTKHLPNVEVVGFSTLLAHFVKEQKANVFLRGLRAVSDFEYEFQLANMNRQLAPDVESMFLTPSERYSFISSTLVREIAALGGDITKFVHPAVADALAERFKR
- a CDS encoding HDOD domain-containing protein, with translation MPPQPQIMVDLQMEQVMPSPDLRTIAKLISQDPGLSGALLKIVNSPFYGLTNRIASIQQAVNLLGCNTVINLINAQSIKGEMTDETIVTLNRFWDTAQDVAMTCLTLAKRIGHQQADEAYALGLFHNCGIPLMLKRFPDYMTVLEEAYASANAERRIVDTENRLLNTNHAVVGYFTARSWRLPEHLCEAIANHHNALSIFSDDSGRDAPLKTLLAILKMAEHVCASHLVLGNQADDHEWNSVRALVLDYVGLSEYDFENLKESIRELGAH
- the ggt gene encoding gamma-glutamyltransferase yields the protein MGRQLRDTAWRPALLAALLLFSVALRAAPPDQAAVASAQPSATVAGLETLAMGGNAFDAAVAISAALAVAEPHGSGLGGGGFFLLRKAGDKQPTYLFLDARERAPLAARPDLYMRDGKVQPQLSINGPLAAAIPGLPAALVDLSQHHGRLPLGDALAPAIRLARDGISVDRVYIERAGFRLAAMRDDPETARIFLDDKGEVPDEFSLLRQPDLARTLERIARYGKAGFYAGETAAKLVKGVRDAGGIWTQQDLDSYRVVERQPLRYALADGRELISAPPPSAGGVALAQSLAMLQQLPWREGDKPQRTHYVVEALRRAYRDRGLLGDPDFIANPVSQLLAPEYLKRLAAGIDPQRATPSASLPPAPAWREGDHTTHFAVIDKDGNAVAATLSVNLPFGAAFVAPGTGVLLNDEMDDFAADTHGANAYGLAGSQANAVAAGKRPLSSMSPTFIESAKEFTAFGTPGGSRIPSMVLLSILEYLDGQPVARWPAVPRYHHQYLPDVIEHEPSTFSDAEIAALQARGYSLKRVERGYGNQQVLFWDKAGGRIEAASDPRGVGLAKTLEEERR
- the mutM gene encoding bifunctional DNA-formamidopyrimidine glycosylase/DNA-(apurinic or apyrimidinic site) lyase, giving the protein MHVETSRPELPEVETTRRGIAPYLEGQRVSRVVVRERRLRWPIPEDLDVRLSGQRFVVVERRAKYLLLQAEAGTLISHLGMSGNLRLVETGTLAAKHEHVDIELESGLALRYTDPRRFGALLWSPDPHNHELLRNLGPEPLTDLFDGDRLYQLSRGRSMAVKPFIMDNAVVVGVGNIYATEALFAAGIDPRREAGSVSRARYLRLAEEIKRILAHAIERGGTTLRDFVGGDGQPGYFQQELFAYGRGGEFCKVCGSTLREVKLGQRASVYCPRCQR
- a CDS encoding lysophospholipid acyltransferase family protein encodes the protein MSGNYLPRNAVAEAIGHGVFRLLGWRIEGQLPPLDKFVVIGAHHTSNWDFVLFIAAKFILRLNARWFGKHSIFRWPFAGLMERWGGIPIQRHLRLNQVEQAVQAFAENREFILVLSPEGTRKRVERWRMGFYHIARGAQVPVVPAALDYRNRRIVIGEPFWTTGDAAADLRRLLAFYLPYEPKKPDYAFNGD
- a CDS encoding multidrug transporter, producing MNLFRTSAAVLALTTGLMALQAQAEVVQQNASGDPMYTADAPPAYSMVGDLLIARPLLIGATVVGAGLFVVSLPFSALGGNVGAAGKALVVDPGKEAFVRCLGCTSSGYQKD
- a CDS encoding type 1 glutamine amidotransferase domain-containing protein, giving the protein MSQSIRGKRVALLVTDGFEQVELTGPKKALEDAGAIAEIVSASTGKVTGWNHTTPADSFAVDRTFDTARIEDYDALVLPGGVVNADTIRLDEMAQELVRDAARANKPIAVICHGAWLLASADLVKGKTLTSWPSLTDDLKNAGANWVDEEVVVDGKLISSRKPDDIPAFNRKLIEALAA